CAGATGCTGATCGATGCCGAAGGCAACTTTCAGGGCATGTTGTCGGGTGGCTGTCTTGAGGGCGATCTGGCGCACCGCGCGCGGGAAGTACTGACGACAGGCACGCCACAACAGGTGAGCTATGACCTCGGCAGTAACGACGAGGAACTCTGGGGGTTGGGCGTGGGCTGTGATGGGCTGATGCGGATTTTTCTGCAACCTTTGACCAGTGCAAACAGTTACCAACCGTTCGCCGCGATGGCGGAGGTGTACGAGAGCCTGCAACTGGGTGCGGCGGCCACCGTACTCAGTTCAACCGGCAGTGATTTCCAGGCGGGTATGTCGGAAGTGATCTCCGGGATAAACGCCTTGCAGGAAATCAATGCAGGAGAGCCTGCGGACTGGCTGCGAACGGGTATGCAGACCGTGCTGCGAACTCGTCGCTCGTATCGCCAAACGTTTGAGCGTGGTGACAGCACTGTGGACGTATTATTCGCTAGTCTGCGGCCGCCGCCGAACGTGCTGGTACTGGGCGCCGGCCTGGACGCGGAGCCGGTTGTTCGCCTGATCAGTGATCTGGGCTGGAGAGTTACCGTTCAGGATCACCGGCCGGCGTATATAGAGAAAGGCAATTTCAGTTGCGCGGACCGGGTACTGAACTGCGCGGCCAGTGACTTGCTTACTGAGTTGGACCTTTCGCTCTACGACGCCGCCATAGTCATGAGCCATCATTTGCAGACGGATCGTAGCTACCTTGAGTTGCTCGCGGAGTCGACATTGGCGTACATCGGTTTATTGGGTCCACGCGAGCGCCGTCGACGATTGCTACACGATCTCGGGGATGCCGGAGCCAAATTGGCCGGCCGGGTACACGGACCGGCGGGACTCAATATCGGCGGACGGGGCCCGGCGTCAATTGCCTTGTCTATCGTCGCGGAAATGCACCAGGTGCTGATGCAAGACGAGGCCTGAATTACGCGGTGCGCGGATTGCCGGTTGGCAGGAAAATATTGACGATCATGTCTGCCAGCATGTCCACGTTTCTGGGGTCATCCAGATCCACGCCACTGGATTCCTTCAATTCGACGTTCAGTGCGAGCACGGCGCCTGCAGAAACGCGAATCATGTTGAACAACAGCGCGGGGTTGCCGGCGGGTGCGAGGCCCTGTTCCTGCAGCTTTTTCAGATCGGTGGCGGCTACCTCGAAAAGTGGCCGCATGTAGGTATCGATCAACCAGTCCAGACGTGGGTTGCTGTGACTGGACTCCTGGAACAACACTTTGTGCAGCGTCGGGTGGTCTGCTGCATAGTGCACGTAGGCGCGAATTAACATCGCCATGCGTTCCCTCGGCGGTTCAGCTGCTGCTTGCGACTGAGCGTTTTCCAGTACCTGCATAAAGCCGGCGAATACGCGATCGGCTGCCGCACGCCACAGTTCTTCTTTGTTCTTGAAATGGTACGTGATCAAGGGATGGTGGACACCGGCGCGTTCCGCGATGTCACGTGTGGAGGTACCTTTAAAGCCGTTCTCGGCGAATGCCTGCAAGGCGGCATCGAGCAGCTTCTGTTTTGTAAGGATACTGCGCTGTTGCTGGCGGCGCGGTCGTTTTGGCTGCGCCTTGTCGTTCTGTGTACTCACCTTTAGTCACTCTGACCATTGAACCGGATCCCTAGGGTATAAGGAAGTGTAGCGGTGGTCCAATTGGTTCGCGACAGCGCGCTGATCGTGCGCTTGCTTTTGCGCGTTACGCTAATGCCGGTTTATTCGATGCTGAATGACATCCGTACCGCGACGCGTTTTGGTACCGCGCGGCCGTTTTCGATGACTGGTTCGAAGCGCCATTGTTCGACAGCATCAGCGGCTGCTTCATCAAAAATCGAGCCGGGCGTGGAGTCTATGATCTCAAGGTCGGTAACGCTGCCGGTAGTGGTTACGGTAAAGCGGACATCAACCCAGCCGGTCACACTTCGGCGCTGTGCGCTGCGTGGGTATTTCGGTGCTACGTAGTTGATTCGGGTCAGTTGACTCACGGCTACCGGTTCCGGGTTGCCGGTAGCCGCCGTCGCTTGTGGCTTTTGATTCGCAGTGCGGGAGACCGCGCTGCCGTTAATGGCGGGGGCCGTTGAATCGCTGCCGTCTGTTGCGGCCGGCGCTGACGGTTGCGGCGTGCCGGAAGGCGTTGAAGTGATTTCATTCGCCCCGTCACTCGCCGGACCTGCGGAGCTCAGCGTTGCAGAACTTGCTGCCCTGCGGCGCAATTCTGCGGCTCGTTGGGCTTCTTCTTCAATAGCCGCGGCTTGTCGGGCGGCTTCGGCCTGCCGCTCTGCTTCCGCTTGCTGGCTGATCGCGTTTTGCAGTGCTGCTTCCGAAGCTTGCAGTTCTTCGCTGTTCGGGGCGAGAGCCCGGGCGTCATTCAGGTACGTTTCCGCAATATCCAGAGCGCCAGTGTCTATCGCCGCACGCGCTTTCAAAACCAGTTTGCTCGCAACCACCAGCAAGCCTTGTTGTGCAGTTGCATTGTCCGGATCGTTAGACAGCGCGAGCTCGTAGAAGTACCGGGCATTGTCATTGGATGGCGCAGTCAATAGATCGTTCGCGAGACGCTGAGCCGCTAGCTCCAGCGTGTCTTCAACGCGCGCCGCACTGCGCGCTGCGGCAAGGTCGTTTGCCAGTTGCTGGATCTGAGTGACGTCAGCCCCGGGCAGTGTTTCCGCACGTGCCAGGTGCCGGCTGGCGTCTTCGAATCGTGCCTCGCGGATCGCCTCACGCGCATTGTCCAGGGTGATGCGCAATTGTGTTTGCGCCAGTTGCGCCTGCAAAAAGGCCAGCCGCGAGTTGTCCGGGCTGGCGAGTGCAATCATTGCCAGTGCGTTTTCGGCGTCGGCAACCCGGTTTTCAAGCAGGGCCGTTTCGGCCATGCCGATTACCTGCTCGACCAGCTGGGCGAGTTCGTCACTAACCATCGCATTGTTGGGTGCTGCCGCGCGTGCGGCGACGTACCACTCAAGCGCATTGTCACCGGCCGGGGCGAGAACCCGTCCCGAGTCGCGCGCAAATCGTGCGTTGTCCAGCAATGCGACGTATTCCGGTGTCGGCGCGACTTGGGGCTGACTGGCCGGAAGCTGTTCGGCTTGAACGGGCTCCGCGATGGCGGCAGGCAGGTCCGATTCCGTCACTGAAGGTACTGCCGCTTTGACGGGCGGCTCAACGACTGTGGTCGGTGCGTCGTCAGTAGCGGCAAAGAACCAACCGGCAATGCCGATCAGGGCAACGACAACCGTGGCCGCGACAATGGGTACGAACCGCCGGCTCCTGCTTCTCGCTTTGGACTTGGCGCGACCGATTGTCGCTGTCATCTCGGCGACCGTTGCTTTGAGGCTGCCGGTCTCAGTCAGGGCCCGTTCGACGTCCGCGAACATTGCCTCGTCAGCTACGTGGTCTTCACCCGTCGCCGGAGTTTCTGCGGCAACGGGTACTTCGGGCGTGGCAGCTACTGTTGCCGCCGCTGGCGGCGCCGTTGGCTTTGTGGCAGCCGGCGCGGACGTCAATGGCGGTGTCGTTGGACGTGCGGGTGGTGCCGCTTTGTTGCCGGCGGCTGCTGGCGCTGCTGCACCTTTGGCGGCGGCGCTCTTGAAGGCAGCGTCCGCCGCTTCCAGGTGGTGCTTAACGGATGCTTCTACAGCAAGGCGGGCCCGACCCGGTGACACTGGTTTCAACAGGAATCGATAGACCTGGCCACGGTTGATCAGGTCCATCAGCATTTCACCGTCATCGCGACGGCCGGCGACGATGGCGACGAGTCGTGGCTGACTGAGCCGAAGCTTTTGCGTAAGAAGTTCGATCTTGCCGCCGGTGATGGCGGCATCTGTAACCAGTACGCCTATGGGGTGCGCTGCCAGGGCATCCAGCGCTTGTTGGGCTGTGGCGGCATGGTGCACTTTGTGCAGGCCGCTTGAAGACTCACGTATCGTATCGAGAAATTCGGAATCCTTGGTGAGAACCAGAACATCAACATTGCGGCCCCGGGATTGCGGATTGAGTTGAATCTTCTCCGGCTTCAGCGCCGGCATGCGCCCGGTGCCATCGCTGATGATCGTCGTGCCGTTCTCGGCGGTTTCCATGACGATATGCTCGCCTTCGGGTTCCATAGAGGAAACATCCAGCTTCGCCGAAACATCGACATTGGCGGCTGTGTCATTCGCCGATTTCGCAAGGGTGAGCATGCGTACCCGGCGAGTTGCGTTCTCGACTACCTTGAGCAGCGCATCGGGTTCCACAGCGCCGCGTACGATCTGGAACACTTCCTGGTCGCCGACCAATGCTTCCAGGCCATCAGCGTTATCGCTGCCGGCGAGCAGAATGCCCACGGTATCCGGCGAGCGTTTCTTGGCCTCGCGTAATGCTTCGAGCCCGCTCATGCCGGGCAGGTCCTGCGCGGAGACGATGATATGGATGGGCGTCTCGCCCAACGTGGTCAGGGCCTCGGAGCCGCTGGTGGCGAAATGCACGGAGTAACGGTCATTGAAGCCAGCGCCGAGTGTGTCCAGTGTTCCTTGTTCACTGTGCAGCAACAGCACCTGTGTTCTGAATTGCTCCAACGCCACGACAGACCTCCGGGGGAGTTATGTTTAATGAGGAAACGTCTGTTTCCGAGCGTTGAGTATAGCCACGGGAATCGCAGTAATTGCGACATGGCGCGGTCGGAGTACTGAATTTGTGACACGCAGCACAATGCCACAGTAGCCAGTTCACATTTCCTGGCGCGCGGGGGTTGACAGCGATACCGAGGCCGCCGCTGGCGGTGGGCATTGCGTCATGCAGCCACTGGCCGCCGGAGAGCCCGGCGGCCAGTGGTGTGTGTCAGGCTGCGCGGCCTCTGCTGGCAATTTCGGCCAGCAGCGTCTCGATCGCGTCGTCCAGGCTGGCCACTTTCTGGTGCTTCGAGCCCAATCGGCGTACGGCAACGGTTTGTTCCTCGACTTCGCGCTGACCAACCGCCAGCAGGACCGGCGTCTTGGTGACGCTGTGTTCGCGGACTTTGTAGGAGATTTTTTCGTTGCGGAGATCTGCCTCGGCACTGATGCCTGCCGCGCGCAGACGTTTGACCACGTCACTGGCATAGTCATCCGCGTCAGAGGTAATGGTAAGAACCTTGACCTGGGTCGGCGCCAGCCACAAAGGCAGATTCCCTGCGTAGTGTTCAATCAGAATGCCAATGAAACGCTCCAGCGAGCCAAAGATGGCTCGATGCAACATGACGGGTGTGTGTTTCTGGCCGTCTTCGCCGATGTACGTCGCCGACAGTCGCGATGGCATGTTGAGGTCAACTTGCAGTGTGCCACACTGCCAATCACGGCCAATGGCATCGCGCAGTACGAATTCCAGTTTGGGGCCATAGAATGCGCCTTCGCCCGGGTTGTAACTGTACTCAAGTCCAGACTGTTCCAGTGCCTTCTTCAATGCGTTCTCGGCCGCATCCCAGACCTTGTCTTCGCCCACACGGACTTCCGGCCGGTCAGCAAATTTCACGATGACATTGTCGAAACCAAGATCAGCATAGATGCCGAGTATCAGCTCACAGACAGCAACCGACTCTTCGGTGATCTGCTCAGTGGTGCAGAATATGTGAGCGTCATCCTGAGTGAATGCACGTACACGCATCATGCCGTGCAGGGCGCCCGACGGTTCGTAACGATGCACCTTGCCGAACTCGGCAAGCCGGTACGGCAGGTCGCGGTAACTGGTTATGCCTTGCTTGAAGACCTGTACATGCCCGGGGCAGTTCATTGGCTTGATGGCGTAATTGCGCCCGTCTTCGGTTTCGCTCGTGTACATATGCTCGCCGAACGTTTCCCAATGTCCCGAGGTTTCCCACAGACTGCGATCCATCAGTTCCGGCGTGTTGATCTCTTCATAGCCTGCCGCTGTTTGTCGTTGTCGCATGAACTCGATCAGGTTCTGAAACAGGCGCCAGCCCTTCGGGTGCCAGAATACCGCGCCAGGTGCTTCTTCCTGGAAGTGGAACAGATCCATGATCTTGCCGAGCCGGCGGTGATCGCGTTTTTCGGCTTCTTCCAGCTGCGTCAGGTAAACGCGCAACTGTTTCGGGTCGGCCCAGGCCGTGCCGTAAATCCGTTGCAACATTGCGTTCTTTGCGTCGCCGCGCCAATAAGCACCCGATACGCGCAGCAGTCGGAATGCTTTGCCCAGCCGCCCGGTTGACGGCAGGTGAGGGCCGCGGCACAGATCGACAAACTCACCTTGTCGATAGAGCGTCAGTGTGTCGCCGGCCGGAATATCTTCGATGATCTGTGCTTTGTATTCTTCACCCAGTTGCCGGAAAAAGGCCACCGCGTCGTCGCGCGTCCATACTTCGCGTTCGATTTTCTCGTCGCGCTTTACGATTTCGTGCATACGGGCCTCGATGATTTCGAGGTCCTCTGTGGTGAACGGTTCGTCACGGGCAAAGTCGTAGTAAAAGCCGTTCTCGATAGCCGGGCCGATGGTGACCTGGGTGTCGGGCCAAAGTTCTTTGACCGCTTCCGCCAAAACATGGGCGGCATCGTGACGCAGCAGCTCCAGGCCGTCTTCGCTCTCGCGAGTGACTATTTCAACCTTCGCGTCCGAGTCGAGCTCACGATTGAGATCGCGGAGTTCGCCGTTGACCCGGATCGCCACGGCATCGCGTGCCAGGTTGCGGGAGATTGAGGACGCGATATCGACGCCGTTCACCGGAGTCGGGTATTCACGCCGGGAGCCGTCGGGCAATTCAATAGTGAGCATCGGTGGGGCCTGTCGTTCGCGCGGAATTCAAAGCGGGCTATTGTACCCGAATCGTCGGGGCTGGCTAATCCAGAAGCCGCTTCGTTCAGGT
The DNA window shown above is from Woeseia oceani and carries:
- a CDS encoding XdhC family protein — its product is MSPRHLLRAFERWRRADAALVLATVFETEGSTYSKAGAQMLIDAEGNFQGMLSGGCLEGDLAHRAREVLTTGTPQQVSYDLGSNDEELWGLGVGCDGLMRIFLQPLTSANSYQPFAAMAEVYESLQLGAAATVLSSTGSDFQAGMSEVISGINALQEINAGEPADWLRTGMQTVLRTRRSYRQTFERGDSTVDVLFASLRPPPNVLVLGAGLDAEPVVRLISDLGWRVTVQDHRPAYIEKGNFSCADRVLNCAASDLLTELDLSLYDAAIVMSHHLQTDRSYLELLAESTLAYIGLLGPRERRRRLLHDLGDAGAKLAGRVHGPAGLNIGGRGPASIALSIVAEMHQVLMQDEA
- a CDS encoding TetR/AcrR family transcriptional regulator, whose protein sequence is MSTQNDKAQPKRPRRQQQRSILTKQKLLDAALQAFAENGFKGTSTRDIAERAGVHHPLITYHFKNKEELWRAAADRVFAGFMQVLENAQSQAAAEPPRERMAMLIRAYVHYAADHPTLHKVLFQESSHSNPRLDWLIDTYMRPLFEVAATDLKKLQEQGLAPAGNPALLFNMIRVSAGAVLALNVELKESSGVDLDDPRNVDMLADMIVNIFLPTGNPRTA
- a CDS encoding TonB family protein — protein: MALEQFRTQVLLLHSEQGTLDTLGAGFNDRYSVHFATSGSEALTTLGETPIHIIVSAQDLPGMSGLEALREAKKRSPDTVGILLAGSDNADGLEALVGDQEVFQIVRGAVEPDALLKVVENATRRVRMLTLAKSANDTAANVDVSAKLDVSSMEPEGEHIVMETAENGTTIISDGTGRMPALKPEKIQLNPQSRGRNVDVLVLTKDSEFLDTIRESSSGLHKVHHAATAQQALDALAAHPIGVLVTDAAITGGKIELLTQKLRLSQPRLVAIVAGRRDDGEMLMDLINRGQVYRFLLKPVSPGRARLAVEASVKHHLEAADAAFKSAAAKGAAAPAAAGNKAAPPARPTTPPLTSAPAATKPTAPPAAATVAATPEVPVAAETPATGEDHVADEAMFADVERALTETGSLKATVAEMTATIGRAKSKARSRSRRFVPIVAATVVVALIGIAGWFFAATDDAPTTVVEPPVKAAVPSVTESDLPAAIAEPVQAEQLPASQPQVAPTPEYVALLDNARFARDSGRVLAPAGDNALEWYVAARAAAPNNAMVSDELAQLVEQVIGMAETALLENRVADAENALAMIALASPDNSRLAFLQAQLAQTQLRITLDNAREAIREARFEDASRHLARAETLPGADVTQIQQLANDLAAARSAARVEDTLELAAQRLANDLLTAPSNDNARYFYELALSNDPDNATAQQGLLVVASKLVLKARAAIDTGALDIAETYLNDARALAPNSEELQASEAALQNAISQQAEAERQAEAARQAAAIEEEAQRAAELRRRAASSATLSSAGPASDGANEITSTPSGTPQPSAPAATDGSDSTAPAINGSAVSRTANQKPQATAATGNPEPVAVSQLTRINYVAPKYPRSAQRRSVTGWVDVRFTVTTTGSVTDLEIIDSTPGSIFDEAAADAVEQWRFEPVIENGRAVPKRVAVRMSFSIE
- the thrS gene encoding threonine--tRNA ligase codes for the protein MLTIELPDGSRREYPTPVNGVDIASSISRNLARDAVAIRVNGELRDLNRELDSDAKVEIVTRESEDGLELLRHDAAHVLAEAVKELWPDTQVTIGPAIENGFYYDFARDEPFTTEDLEIIEARMHEIVKRDEKIEREVWTRDDAVAFFRQLGEEYKAQIIEDIPAGDTLTLYRQGEFVDLCRGPHLPSTGRLGKAFRLLRVSGAYWRGDAKNAMLQRIYGTAWADPKQLRVYLTQLEEAEKRDHRRLGKIMDLFHFQEEAPGAVFWHPKGWRLFQNLIEFMRQRQTAAGYEEINTPELMDRSLWETSGHWETFGEHMYTSETEDGRNYAIKPMNCPGHVQVFKQGITSYRDLPYRLAEFGKVHRYEPSGALHGMMRVRAFTQDDAHIFCTTEQITEESVAVCELILGIYADLGFDNVIVKFADRPEVRVGEDKVWDAAENALKKALEQSGLEYSYNPGEGAFYGPKLEFVLRDAIGRDWQCGTLQVDLNMPSRLSATYIGEDGQKHTPVMLHRAIFGSLERFIGILIEHYAGNLPLWLAPTQVKVLTITSDADDYASDVVKRLRAAGISAEADLRNEKISYKVREHSVTKTPVLLAVGQREVEEQTVAVRRLGSKHQKVASLDDAIETLLAEIASRGRAA